The genomic interval ACTCGTGACTTACTTCTCTGCGGTCAGACAGTCTCAATGGATTTATCTTCCAATAATTTGTCTCATTTACTGAGTAAGATAAACTCTGTGCCCTCAGCCTTCAGCAGCGATGAGTTCTGACTTTACCACACAGCACAAGTATCTCCTCGTGTCTGTCCTGACACACTATTTTATTCTCTCTGGCTCCCGTCCTACAAGAAACAGTGGAGATTCATTCCCTATTCACACCTTCTCTGCATTAATCAGTTTTACAGATCTTTGTCACGTACTGCACCAGTTGTCTCCAGCCTAAAAACTCAAAGTCATCTACTCATGTTTAATATCAAGGAAAACTACCACTGACTGACTAAACCctgacttttcctttttcagtctgTGGTGCTACAAGACGGTCAACTTTCTGCTGTTCACCTGACATCTCCTAGGTCATGCAGGTCTGATTCTCGAGCCCTTGATTGGTAGCATCAAACAGCTCTTCCACTGCACCcttggtattttattttctgtatgtgttcaagcaaataaatcagcattacaaagaaaacaggtgcAAAGTTGCTAAAATCCAGTGCAAGTCAGGGCACACAAAACAATGAAGGACTGTAAGTATGGAGACTTGGTTGAGCATGTTCAGTAAATGTCTTATTGCTCTTGAAAGAGTGTGAGGATTTGATATCGGATAACAGAGTCATTCATACATTCCTAATTTTACAGGAGGAAAAGCACAAACCATCTTCaattccaaataaaaaaattaatctagCATAAGACAGCAGACTAGCAAAAAGCACCGACGGGAAAATCATAAATGGTATTCACACCTCTGGGGTCAGTTATCCCACATTTTCTAATACTTAAGGCAGATACTGCACAAAAGCACCACTACCTCCACAAACATATCAGGCCTTTAAAAGAACAGCTTTTTCAGAAAGTCTTCAATTGGCAATATCACCAAAGCTATATTGTGATAGCACAGGAGCCAGACAATCTCTCCGGCATCAGATTTTATAAACATGGCTGTGATACCAGGTAGGACTTCTGAACCAGTATAGCAGGTGTCATATGAAAAACATCAGAGATTCACAGGAAAGTAACAGCAGGGACTTCAGAACATCCCTAGACAACCACATATCTTCAGTGACATGGTGCTTTTCCTGCTTCCCCATCCTACCTGTTATATTTACACATAGGTTTGTCCCAAAGTTTGGCAGAGCTTAGGGGGAGGGAAcccactttcttttctttttttttttttttaagaaaaacatctttttctccATGTATGTAGTTCTCAGATACCCCTCTCCGTACATGTATATTCAAAAGGATGACAGGGCAGATCTTTAACAATAACTGCAACCAAAGATAATAAGAAACACCAAGTTAAGTTTGTGTACTAGCAATGTATGCACTTCCCAGAGCTGCTACCTCATGAAGCCAAGACTTCAAAAATCTTCTAAAGTCAACTTTGACACAGTTGCTCTAGAAGCTGTAATGGGTCATACATTGAAAAACCAGAGCTGCATATCTAAATTCGCAGTTATTTACACAAACGGCTTTGAAACTTGCTTTGTGGGCACAAGCATTGAGTTGAGATCTGTGACAAGGTTCCCAGATAAGAACAACCTCCCTCTTGCTTGCCACATCAGCTGTGGTCTCCTCATTCTGCAGTGCTCACTACTCTGCTCCAAGGAAAGGGGCTGAAAAACCCACAACAAGGCAATATGCCTATACCTTTCCCCCCGCTGCCAGATTTCTGCCAACAAGAGAGAAGAGACTCACTGACTGGCTGCAGCTCACGTTCAGCAGTGATACCATGTCTCCCAAAGTCACCATAACTACATGAACTGTTAAAAGTAGGTGTGTTCCCTGAGCCCTGTTCTTCCTCCCGCCCTTACAATACCCACATtaacagggaaagcaaaatCCACATAAAGCAGGATTTTTAAtagtaaaaacattttcaatgtATTCTAACCAATAAAAACTCTTAACAGAAGTAAAACAGCAGCTCTAATGAGAGAACTGAAGCAAAAAGAGAAGAGCAGTAACAAGCAAGAGGGCAAGGTAGAATTTGACATAGCTTAAAAGGGAGGCAAGGAAACACAAGCTGAAACCTCAGAAGAGGTGctgaaaaacaatttatttttcaaagatttcATTAGTGATACCAGTTCCTGAGCCTGGAAGCTACTGGAAAACTCCTGAACCACCTTGtagcaaagaataaaaacagaaacCAGAGCCATCAGGATAGCTCATCCTTTAAGAgcagaattgaaaaaaaataattaaatcattGGTTCATGCTGCAAGCATCCTGCTTCATTCAAGGAAGGCTATCCTTTAGGTGAATTCTGTGCTAAGGGAAGAATATTCTGCAAGGAACAGACGTGAGTGAGCAAGAATCCACCTATCAGCATGCTAGAAGGAGAGCATTCCCCATGGTCACCTTGGAGATCCTTTCTGATCCACGAGAAAGATCTTCAGTGCAAGTCATCAGCAAATTAAATGGTGCAAATAAGAAATTCTGATTTATGGAAGAAAACCGATATTTTATTGGCAGCTTAGTGGTTTGCATCTTAGTAAACCAGAAATGGAAGTACAGGAGATCGTGCAGCCAGCagtcagaaatatatttttaaaaagcaaggtGCTCACTCACCCGTTTGGTTAAAAGAAATGCcaaacagaagtatttttaaactacaaaggtaaaacaacacaaaaaataagCAACTTGTCTGAGTAGGAACTAACTGTATTAGGTACTACTGAAGCTAGAAAAATTGGAAACATGGCTGGACAGATCACCAGTTACcttattcagaaagaagtaactGAACCCCAGACAAGGAAGAGGGAAACTGGCTTTATAAAAAATAGCATTAACCATTTCATTTGTCAAAGGTCTCCTTTGACATTATCTTCCCACACACTCAGAGGCTGATGTGTTAGCAGATCAAGCTACTGCAACCTAAACAGGTCCAtgctacactgcacagaaatcACGACAGAGGGTAAGAACCCCGACTCCTCGGGTGCCCACACAGAACATCAGAGGAAGCTCCAGCAGCATTACTGCAGCCTGAATGACGGTCAGTCTATCTCAGACCTCTAACAGTAAAAGTCAGCTCTCAAGTTTCTAGTCAAGTGTTTCTTGAACTCACTGTTACAATCCAAGGAGGACAAGCCTATTCAGTTTCACCTGATAAAGAAAAACTTCCACAGAACTCTGCACTAATTAAGATATAATCATTTAAATCACATAAGAATATGTAGCTTAAAGTGCAGACAAGTGACTGTAAAACTGGCTACTTTTAAAAGTGGAGAACAACTGTAAATCAAACCAGGTACCAAACAAGTTGGAAAGAAAACTTAAGTTATATGTTAACAATGCAATTTGATTCACAGAAGACACAGGGCATTCAACAAAACAGCCAAGCGTACAGAAAGTACAGGTAACCCTATGGGAAAGAGAGGGGAGAAAGTTGTAAAGAACAGAAACCTGTGCAAAGCAAGCAACAAAAAGAAGAACTGAGAAATCCATGGCCAAAAAGTTAGGGACAGCAGGAATGACATATAATAAGAACATGGAATCCAGAAAATAGTATTCAGCTATTCCTAGATGAAAGCACTGAAGATGGGCAAAGTATTcaatacatttgttttaaatttgtcaGGAAAGCCCACTTATATAGACAAAATAGTAAGACAGTTCATATGAATTTAAGAAACAAGGCATGTAATTCAGTAATTATTAATTTATCCAACTTAATCTCAAATCAGTTCCTCAGATTTCAGTTTTAGTGTTGCAATAGCACCTTGatgaatacatttttcaaaaggcaCCTTGTCCCACATGTCACTTTGCCTAATGAATTCTAATGCAAAATCAACAAGAAGTGTGCTGTGAACTGGTTCAATAACAGCCCTCACAACATAACTACAAAGTAACTCAATGGATACGTTTGTCATGGAATGCTGCAGGAATCACTCTGGTCCTGCACAGCATTTTACCAATAACTTGGATGAAAACacaagtctttaaaaaatagaaaggatTTGAGATGAAATGTAGAAGAGGAGAATTAGAAGGAAAATTTGCTAACACAATGCAACAGAATTGCTTCTCACACTCAATACAGATAAAACCtttgaaaataatgcaaaagaacctccaagaaaacaaaaaccacagcGCACATTCAGAACAGCAAATGTCACAAAAAACAATCTTGGGAAGAAGAACTTCAAATCATGACTGAAAACGGTAGAGTTTTATACAAAAGCAGCAAGACTTCTCTCTGAAGCCTCACACTGCCATCTACAGGAGACTTGTCAGACGTGGTTTCAAGCCTAGTTTTGACAGCCAGTTTCAATCGATAGTCAAGTCAAAATGGGACTACTAAATTTCAAGACCTAGAGATATAATCCTATCAAATACCTCTGGACCAAAACCACAAGACCCTTAACTTTAATTAAGAGATCttttggatttttcttcctgttctctcACTTAAGTCTGTAAGAGAAAAGAACTTAAAGACAGTATTAGGAAAAACAATCCTGAGCAGCTGTGTTCAAACTCCATATGTAATTTTCTGTGAAAGTTTTCTAAGGTAAATATAAGACACACAAATCAAGAGTGTAATGTAGCCTAAAGGAAAATAGACTTTAGTGAGAAGAAGTTACAAACATGGAGAGCTTTCATACAGCTTGAAAATTCAATATTTGAGTTACTACAGACTAAAGGTTATAACCtcatatttcatttgtttgctcactttgtcttctttctgtatttatttattcattttcagaaaaaaataaatggaaatgcaTGCAACAAATATTGCTGAGGAAACCACCACCTTGTTCGCATCAATGTAACTCAGGCTCTGCTTAAGCTCCATTAGCAGGACAAAGCTGCCTGACATTTAAGCATACAACTTAACTGAGAAAGCAAATCATCAGCCAATCTTTGTATATGACTCAGTTTTAGATTGTTATACTTCTACACCACTAAATGCTTTCCACAGTCTTAACAGATGTCAGCACTGAAAGTAAAATAAGCTTGCAGGGAGTGTGTTAAAATAGGCTAAATGATTCGTTAATAAGGTGTCATTAGGATATCCTAGGTTTACAGTCAGGAAGACTACAAAGGtttattactgctttttcaGTCAATAGCATATTGACTGAAAGGAAGGTAAAAGACCcctaagttttaaaactttTAGTGCTTTGTGTAGCACAAGAGTAACTCCAACTAAGGTCTATGCTAGAGCAAacttaagcagaaaaaaaaattcaatgtGTCCAAACATACAGGtagcatttaaaagaaacacaatatTCTTGAAATCCTCAAAGCTGGATCAATCTGTTAACAACAGAGTCCTGAATGTGAGGATGTAATCAGGTCCTTCTTCAAAAAACTGATAAAAATTTGCTGTTTGTAAGCAGGATGAAGGTCAGCTTTAGTACTCAATAACATCACCTCCTGACACAATtgagtgcaggaaaaaaaaacaaacaaaacccaaaaaaacagctccagaagcagaaaataatacaaacacTAAGGATAGGACAACCCAATGCACAAGTGAAAGTTTCACTGTGGAGACAGCGCATGAAGTTTGACTGAAGTACTGCCACAAGTATTCTGAGAAATAGATTTAGTATCTGAGCAGGAAATTAAGCAAAGTGACCTGATTTATCTAAGGCAACATTAAGTCAGGAACAGAAGTCTCTGTGCCACTAGACAACAGCAGGCTGTCATGTGACCTCTCgttatttctgctgtttctcccaTACAGGTAGGCTGATAAGTTAGAGATGTTACCTCACTCCCTCATCCTCTTTTGTCTGTCACTATTACTGTGAGACACTTGCCGAACTTGCCAACACATTCTTCCAGCTACAAATGCACCATGAGCACACACTTCAGTGGAAAGATTTGCAGCGTGGTCTGTCAGGTCTGCATACAGCACTTACATTCATCCAGTCCCAGCTGGTAAGCCAGGTTCTGCAGGCCACGGACTTTTTCCATCAGGTTGGCTGTAGTGAGGCTCCCCAGCTCTAAGAGAGAAAAGTGTGAACACTGTCTGTAGCCCTCTAGTGACAGTTTACCAGTTTACTACTTCACAGAGCACTTTCAAGTCACTTCTGACAAGATTTATTTCCAGCGAACAGAGTTCAAAATTCAAGCTGATGCCACCCCTGATTTTAATACACTAAGAAAAGACCAGCTTTCTCTACTGAAAAAGCCACAGATCTGGTTCATACTGTAATCTGCCACCACTGCAATGAGCAACTTACCCCATATTTTGGAAGTTCTTGTAAATTCACATTGCTATGTGAGCAAGCTACAAAAGAGTATGCAAGAGAATGGACTTACTGTATACTAATAATGTGTGCTTAAGCACATTTCTTGCAGCAAGTCAAAGTTAATTTCTTCCACTTTCACTTTGGAACAGCTTATCTGAAATTCACATGAGAGACAGCCCGCTCAAGGATGTTTACTGCAAACTAATAGCTATAACATGCAACAAATCTACATACTAGCTAGCCCTTCTGTAGCTTGCTCACATAGCCTTACCGCTCGATTAGAGATCTGGGATCTGTAAGTGAAGACACatgcacagagcatctctgAACACGTCAATCAACAAGTCTAAGCTGCTCACCAAGTTCGGTTAGCTGAGGCCCACCAAAAAATTCATGACACttcttaaaatacagaagacaCCCACAATACTTATGCAGTGAGAGACTGATAAGCGAGGTAAGTGAAATATATGTAACATTACACTGCTTCAACTGCGTGCTCTGAAAAATCAGCCCGCCACTGATATCTTCTCTTACAGATAACTGGATTAATGAGAAATATATATCGTTAACAAGAGACTCCTGAGCTAGATATTCTGGAAACGTGAGTGCTAAAGACCTGAAGCCACAGGGACACCTCCAGAACATTTAAAGAACAAGTGGTTTAAGCCTCTTAAGAGAGTACTGAATTCCCATGTGCTCTGGCAATGTTACTTCCTGCCCACAATGTCCATACGCACCCTTTAACATGTCGATATCATCATTTTCCAATTCAGCCATCCATTTGGGAGGAGAACTTGTAATAGGCTGTTTTGAAAGAAGAGTTCAAGCTCAGATAAGTGAATTTTAGAATTATACATTGCAGTCTGATCTCATATTGAAAACTAGTTACATTGACAGCAAAAAATAAGAGTTTTCCTGGTGCTCTGTCGAGATATTTTTACGTTTAACCTTGTTTTCTAGCTCTCTCTGGCCCAGAGTTAAAATCAGCACACTACCACCTGGAAGCCAAAGTCAGTATGAAAAGTGAGATTTCCTAAAGTTTTAAATCTGTTATGTCTTCCCAGATGTTATTCTCATTTATAGTAAATTGAATAcggtataaaaatatatatataaagagatGATAAAGCTGAAAGGACGATGCTACCCCATCCTGAAGGTACAACCGAGTTACGCTGACGGACCGGAGCCGCGAAGCCGCACGGGTGCTCACTCACGCTTTTGAAGGAAGCGGCGAACTCGGCGACGCCGGGCACTGTGGAGACAAAACGAAGGGCAGCGGCGGGTCAGCGCCTCTGCCCGCAGCCCCCCGGCCCGGTCCCCGGCCCCAGCGGACAGGGCCGCGGGCCCGCCGGACTTACGCTGCTCGGGCCACAGGTCCGGGGAGGCGCGGTCCAGCTTCTCGAAGCTCAACAGCGATGCCTCCAGGTCGGCGCCTGCAAGAGGAAGAGGGTGGGGGGTGTGTGAGGCACCGCCCGGGCCCAGCCGGCGGGACCGGGAGCGGGACGGCGCCGCCATCCCCGCGCCTTACCGTCCGCGGGAGCCGCCATCTTGCCCGCCTCACGTGACGCGTCGTGACCGCGGCCGAGCCCGACCGAGTAAAACCAACCACCCCCGAACTCCACGTGTCCCTCTCGCCGCGACCGCCAGGAGGCGTCGCCGCTGGGCGGTGCTCGGCCAATCCGGGCTCTGGCGGCCAGCGGGCGGCTGAGCTCTCGCGGCCAATCCACAGCCCGGCACGGGGGGCGGTAGGGGCGGAAGGCGGGATAGGAAGGGCTTGCTGACGGCGATTGGCTACGGGCCGCGAGAGCCCCGCCAGAGGGGGCGCGGAGCGGGCGAGGCCGGTGAGCGAGCGGCCAATCAGCGCGCGGGGGCGGTGCTCCGGGTGGGCGGTGGCGCCGTCGGGGGCCGCGGAGCAGCGACCCTCGGCCGGGATGGCGACGGCTGTGGCGCGCGGCGCCTGGGGCGGGCGGCGCGTGGCGCTGAGGGTgaggcggcggcgccggccgcGCGGCGGGTCCCGCGGCTCGGGGCGGAGGCGGAGGCGGAGGCGGAGGGGGGTCGCGGCCCACCTGGCCCCGGGGCCTCGTGCGTGGGCCGGTCCCGAGCGGGGAGCAGTCGATGGAGCcgcggggggggtgggggggggcagtCGGCAGCCCTGAGGAACCGGGCTGGTTTGTGCTTTCCCTCCCGTCCAGCTGCCGTGGAGAGCCGGCACCTCCTGGATCGCCTCAGCCGCCGCGTCCTTCTCCTCCTCGGTGGTAAGTGCTCGTCCCGCGGAGCGGACCTGGCGGAGGCCGCGGGGCCTGTGGGGAGGCTTGGCCCGGGCTGAGGAGGCGCTGCGGGCTGGGGGAGGGCGCCGCCGCTACCCTCCGCAGCCGGCCGGACACTCCTCTCAGGGCTTCTCCCGTGAGCTGGTTTCTGCAGCTCCCTTCCCCTGCCCGTGGCTCCCGGCTGGCGCTTCAGGAACAAACCTCCGGGACTGCCCGCGCACGGAGGGCAACGGGAGGGAAGGGGTGCAAGCGCAATGTCGGGTTGGTTTGACTACGGAGCAAAGAAGCGCCCGCTTGGGCAGCCCCTCCGCGCTGCAGCCGCTCGGGGCATCGGCCCCGTCACTGCTTGTAGCGAGCTCCGCGGGGTGCACCCGGGGGCGGCGTGGGAGTTCGGTCAGTGGCGTCCTGATTCCGTGCTCCTTATGTACCACGCATTGTACTACATATGCACCAGCCactttttcctgatttttagaTTGCTTTTACCGTGTATAGTATCTCTTCAATAAGATTAGTGAAAATTAATATAGATTATGTGCTTAATGGTAAGGTGTGAAAGAAGATTGTTTCAAGATGTGTGCAGTGGTCTCATATCAGCTGTTTATGGCAGAGAGAGGATCTGATTTCCTTTGGACAGTATCTAACAACTTTAACTGTtaaagtgtctttttttcttccgaTATCTGTGGCTGTACACTCTGCAAGTTCTGAACAGCTAAATTGTGATTCTTCAaatagtatcacagtatcacagtatgtttgggattggaagggacctcaaaagatcatctagtccaatccccctgctggagcaggaacgcctaggtgaggtcacacaggaacatgtccaggcgggttttgaatgtctccagagaaggaaactccacagcccccatgggcagcctgttccaatgctctgtccccctcactgagaagaagtttcttctcaaatttaagcggaacctcttgtgttccagcttgatcccattaccccttgtcctatcattgtttgccaccgagaagagcctggctccatcctcatggcactcaccctttatatatttataaacattaatgaggtccccccttagtctcctcttctccaaactaaagagacccagctccctcagcctttcttcataagggaggtgctccactcccttaatcatcttcgttgccctacgctggaccctctccagcagttccctgtccttctggaactgaggggcccagaactggacacaatattccagatgtggtctcaccagggcggagtagaggggaaggaggacctctctcgatctactaaccaccccccttgtaatacaccccaggatgccattggccttcctggccacaagggcacagtgctggctcatggtcatcctgttgtccaccaggacccccaggtccctttcccctacactgctctctaatatgtaatttcccaacctatactggaacctggggttgttcctgcccagatgcaggactctacactttctctcgttaaatttcattaggttattccccgcccaactccagcctgtccagatctcgctggatggcagcacagccttctggcgtatcagccacccctcccagcttagtgtcatcagcaaacttgctgatagtacactctattccctcgtctaaatcgttaatgaatatattgaataatattggccccagtactgacccctgaggcactccactagatactggcctccaactagactccgcaccattgactaccactctctggcttctctccttaagccagtttgcaacccacctcactactctattgtctactccacacctcctcaacttagctgtgaggatgctgtgggagactgtgtcaaaggctttactgaagtaaaggtagaccacatccaccgctctgccatcatccatccaccttgttacattctcataaaaggctatgaggttggtcaagcatgacttacccttggtaaagccatgctgactgcccctaataaccctcttatccttgatatgccttgaggtggcaccaaggataagctgttccattactttcccagggacagagttgaggctgaccggtctccTTTATTCAGTCTCCTTTATTACAGTCCTTGTTCCCATGACAGGCTCATTCTCTACTGAGAAAAAAGGTGGTGATCTTATGAAAAAAAGTGTGATCAATCTTAATTCAGCATTTCCTGCcttgcttaaatatttttttgttatatgtGCAATTTTCTAGCTATCGTTTTAAAGCAATTTGATGAAACATAAATTCCATTGCACTGAAGTCTGCATGGGTCATAAAACACTGGAGCTTGTAGGTCCACTGCAGATACGCGGCACTTGGTCTGACTGATAGCAGTAGGAGTTTATCATTCTTCAGACCAGCACTAGAAGACCTTTTCTTACAGTCAGAAAACTCAGTCAAAGGACTCAGATCTCAGATTTCCTGTGCTTCCTTCCAGATTCTAGAGAGAACTCTGTTTTCATAGGTACAGACTTCTGTTTCTCCCAAGTGTAATTCCAGCTACATAATCATCTGCAACTTTTTAGTTTTGAGCCTCTCCTGGTGTTACCTCCCAAATCACTAGGTCTTGCTTATCCATTAACAGTCTTACTTTATACTTCTCATCCCAGCTTTCTGAGCTTGTCCCAACTCATTGCTGTTCACTTTTTTCgctctcatttatttttcactgtcaCTACTTGTCCAGCCAACACCATTTATGTTCCTGGATCCTCCTCTGTTCTGTTTCCCTTCATTACACCTTGGATAGCATCCCAATACTCATCTGCCTCTCATAATTCCACATCCTAGTCTATTCACAGAGTTCCCTGGTATATTTGGGTTTATATCCCAGTTCTGTTGATCTGTCTCATTTCTCTTCACACAGTAGATCTGTTTCCCCTTCCTCTTATCTATTCTCCCCAAGACACTGTTTTGTGACATAATTAACTGGTGCTTGCTTTCTCCTAGTTTTCTCCCCTTACCCCCCACTCTCAGCTCCCAGTTTCTAGTTTCTTAATTTATAGTCTTTATACATATACAGTTTTCCTGCATGATAGGGGTTTGTTGCCTATCCAGTGCTAGTTACAGCTTCCACCTCTGCTTTACTCTCTGTCCTACATTTACCTGAACACCTTATTCCAAAcgctctttttctctccttggcGTATGAGGTGGAAggttctgttttctgtgctgtttgccAGGACAGTTCCTCGCTCTTAGTTGCAGAACCAAGTGGGGTGCAGGGGAAGTCCAATTTTATGCCTGTAAATACTGGATCTAGACTCTCTAGTGGGCAGCATAGTGGTAAATGATGAAGGCTTGCGTGTAATGGGGCACACTGGTGTGTAGGCACCTTGAGACAAAGATCACTCACTGTCCAGTGTTTTGTCTTCCACAG from Columba livia isolate bColLiv1 breed racing homer chromosome 5, bColLiv1.pat.W.v2, whole genome shotgun sequence carries:
- the LIN52 gene encoding protein lin-52 homolog isoform X3: MAAPADGADLEASLLSFEKLDRASPDLWPEQLPGVAEFAASFKSPITSSPPKWMAELENDDIDMLKELGSLTTANLMEKVRGLQNLAYQLGLDELFIWPCHRDV
- the LIN52 gene encoding protein lin-52 homolog isoform X1 — protein: MAAPADGADLEASLLSFEKLDRASPDLWPEQLPGVAEFAASFKSPITSSPPKWMAELENDDIDMLKELGSLTTANLMEKVRGLQNLAYQLGLDECELSCIGESSLRWMCVYMALSP
- the LIN52 gene encoding protein lin-52 homolog isoform X2, which codes for MAAPADGADLEASLLSFEKLDRASPDLWPEQLPGVAEFAASFKSPITSSPPKWMAELENDDIDMLKELGSLTTANLMEKVRGLQNLAYQLGLDESREMTRGKFLNILEKPKK